Proteins found in one Phocoena sinus isolate mPhoSin1 chromosome 19, mPhoSin1.pri, whole genome shotgun sequence genomic segment:
- the TMEM91 gene encoding LOW QUALITY PROTEIN: transmembrane protein 91 (The sequence of the model RefSeq protein was modified relative to this genomic sequence to represent the inferred CDS: deleted 3 bases in 2 codons) — translation MDNPSLPDLQQPLLVGVGGEPPVQKPGEPEPGPPFRETAFAESLRDWQFLPPSLPSVSAVLGEPGLPDLEDVSSSDSDSDWDGGGLLSPLLPHDHLGLAVFSMLCCFWPVGIAAFCLAQKTNKAWAKGDVQGAGAASRRAFLLGVLAVGLGVCMYAAALVTLAAYLACRDPP, via the exons ATGGACAACCCCAGTCTTCCAGATCTCCAACAGCCTCTGCTGGTGGGTGTAGGCGGTGAGCCCCCTGTCCAGAAGCCTGGCGAGCCTGAGCCAGGGCCTCCCTTTCGAGAGACAGCCTTTGCAGAATCACTGAGGGATTGGCAGTTCCTGCCACCATCTCTTCCTTCTGTGAGTGCTGTACTTGGGGAGCCAGGGCTCCCTGACCTTGAG GATGTGTCATCCAGTGACAGTGACTCGGACTGG GATGGGGGCGGCCTTCTCTCCCCACTCCTACCCCACGACCAC TTGGGCTTGGCTGTCTTCTCCATGCTGTGCTGTTTCTGGCCCGTGGGCATTGCCGCCTTCTGCCTGGCCCAGAAG ACCAACAAGGCTTGGGCCAAGGGGGACGTCCAGGGGGCAGGGGCCGCCTCCCGCCGCGCCTTCCTGCTGGGGGTCCTGGCCGTCGGGCTGGGCGTGTGCATGTACGCGGCCGCCCTGGTGACCCTGGCCGCCTACCTCGCCTGCCGGGACCCGCCCTAG